Within the Rosa rugosa chromosome 2, drRosRugo1.1, whole genome shotgun sequence genome, the region AGCAGCTTTGTTGGATGATAACTGGATTAGCGCTATGCAGGATGAACTGAATCAGTTTACTAGGAATGATGTATGGTACCTAGTACCACGACCTAGTAAGTGCAATGTTATAGGAACTAAGTGGATTTTCAGAAATAAAAGTGATGAAAAAGGAAACGTGATTAGGAATAAAGCCAGACTAGTTGCTCAGGGATATTCACAGGTTGAAGGACTTGACTTTGACGAGACATTTGCTCCTGTAGCTAGGTTGGAATCTGTTAGATTACTCCTATCCATTGCTTGTCATCTCCggttcaaattgtttcaaatggatgtcaaaactgcctttctgaatggaTTTCTTCAAGAGGAAGTTTATGTAGAACAGCCCCCCGGTTTTCAAGATCCACACAACTTAGATCATGTCTACCGGCTCAAGAAAGCCCTGTATGGGCTAAAGCAGGCTCCTCGAGCCTGGTATGAGAGGCTATCCACTCATCTTGTGGGAAAAGGGTATACTAGAGGATCCATAGATAAAACATTGTTTGTGAAACGAACCAAAAATGACATTATCATTGCccaagtgtatgttgatgacattgtgtTTGGTTCCACCTCTAAATATCTTGTCAAAGAATTTCAATCTgtcatggaaagtgaatttgaaatgagcatgtgtggtgaactaACATTTTTTCTTGGATTGCAAGTAAAGCAGATAGACACAGGTTTGTTTCTCTCTCAATCAAAATACGCTGAGAACCTGATCAAGAAATTCGGTCTTGCTTCCAAGAAGACAGTGACCAATCCCATGAGTACAACTGCCAAGTTGAGCGAAGATCATGAAGGAAAATCAGTTGATCCTACTCTCTATCGAAGTATGATCGGGAGTTTGCTCTATCTCACTGCCAGCAGACCTGACATCTCTTACAGTGTGGGAGTGTGTGCTCGCTTTCAAGCTAACCCTAAAGAATCACACATGGAAGCTGTCAAAAGAATCATCAGATATATCTCAGGTACAATTGACTGTGGCATTTTCTATACCTTTGACACTAACGTAGAAATTGCAGGATATTCTGACGCTGACTGGGGAGGAAACTTAAAGGACAGAAAAAGCACTTCAGGGGGATGTTTCTTCATAGGCAACAATCTGGTTGCCTGGcacagcaagaaacaaaattgcatctctctttctactgcagaagctgagtatgttgcagctgggagttgttgcacgcaaatgctttggatgaagcaaatgtttcatgattatggcatccctcaaggtaagttgtctaTCTTTTGTGACAACACTAGTGCTATCAACATCACcaagaatcctgttcaacaCTCTCGAACAAAGCACATTGATCTTCGATATCATTTTATTAGGGATTTGGTTGAACAAAACATACTTGAGTTAAGCTTTGTACCCACTGAGAATCAACTTGCTGATTTGTTTACTAAGCCTCTTGACATTGCTAGGTTTGAGATGTTGAGAAATGCACTAGGGATATGTTCTAAACATTGATGCACAAGAATGACTGTCCACTATTGATTGAGAAAATTTTGATCCTAGTATCCCTTGACCACAATCACTAGTGAATTGTACATATTTTCAGCTACACTTTGTTGTCATGCCTTATTCTGGACAAATAAAATTGTGTACTCATGTTTAGTCACTGAATCACGTAACCTTACTATGCACCTTCACTTATAGCCTATGTGGGGGCATGCTTTGTGTTTCCTGTCAAAAGAGATTCGGTGAAGTAGAGGAACTGCTTAAAATGCTCAAATGATTCATTCCctcttctcaaagtaatcaggtcctagttgtggtgaactttctagggTTTGTAAGAAACGAGAATGGATAACTATATCCTATCTCTCCGAGTAATCAGGCcttagttgtggtgaactttctaagGTTTGCAAGAAACGAGTTGGTGAGTGATCTTTGcacgtaaaataaaatattgcTGACAACTACTCGAGACTCTCTCCATGGAGCATCCTTGTTATGTTTAGTACCCTAAGAACATCTGTTCTGGGAGTTGCTGAGAAGATTCTTGTTACATGAGTTCAAATTGTCACAAAATAAAAGCAATCAATGACTCAAATCAAATCCGTGCTTGGGAACAATGTTTCCTACTCCTTCTCAAGGAAATATCATGAGCTTGGTGTACATGGTTAGTTTTCCTACTTCACTCCTTCTCTCTGTCATTAAACTTATTTCTAAGCCCCACATACTGGTTATACTCACTTTTATCACAGCCTTATTCCCTATGGTCTGAATATGAGTACCAATTCTTTTTGTTGATAGAATACATCATGCTTCGTGCTCTGAACTAGGTTCCTTTCACTACGTGATTTGTGCTTTCTGTGATTGAACTATGCtatattttctctcttcaaTATGACAAATGCATTCATTGCCTTGATACTTAGCAAAGGAAACGATCATGTGATATAATTGCAGATTATGGGCATATTTTTGACTCTTCGTTTCCTTTCCTTGCTTGCCCTCTGGCTGCTCTTAATTTCCATAATGATTATGCCTAAGTTGAGGGGGAGACGTTCTCTGCATGCGTATATCTAGGAAAAATAAATTGTCATAACTTCTCTCTTCAATTGAGACGCTATCCCAATCGGTGTGTTCCTTGGTTTTCCCTAAACCTAACTCATCAATATATAGCCTCTCTTGTCTCCCTCGGATTTTATTCTTGGTTGTCTCTGTGTGCAGGTTCATTCACTACCTGGTTTCTCTCACCATGGTTCGCACAAAACAAACCACTCGACTTGGAGGACATCGCCGCCTGCCTCCTCCAGAAGAAGGCCGTCAGGCCGCTGCCAGAGCCGGGATTCTCCATCCCAGCATGCAGCGTGTACGCAGTCGGAGTCCTCCTCCTCGCCCATCCTCTTCAAATACATCTTCTGCTGCTCCTCCTCCTGTCTCTCTGGAGACTCTCCGTGACCAGATCTTGGTGGCTGACTGGCGAATTGCTTGTCTCACGACGGACATGGACGACATGCATTCTCTTCTGGTTCGTACTCGTCATGCTCTGACCACCCTCACACAGGAGATCCGGAACATGCAGCGCCACCCTCCCGGGTTTGACGCTCCCCGTCCTTCCAACGCCATGCAGGAGCCTGTTGCACCGGAGGAGAGCTCGGATTCCATGGATGAAGAGGAGTTTCTAGACAACGTCACCAGGCTTTGTGAGGAATTTGACGTGCCTTCCCATTTAAAGGGGGAGAAGTAACaactcttttaatttttctgcTATTTATGTTTTCTGCAGTTTAATTTCTATCAAAcaatgtttattttttcttgttgggttgtaagtgcataagcacagaCTATTTGTTGTTGGATGCTTGCTATTATTAGAtaatattgttttgttttggcaacttggatctggaaaaggatggaaactgattccttAATCCAAGTAGCACCCTTTGTTTAGTAATTAGTGTTTATCTGTGAAAACTAACATGCAGGAcaaaaagatggaaaaatcatgtgttgaatgggaatgcccaaagggggagattgtaagtatattggcccattgccattcaacaaatgatttcccattacgacaaggaaaccggagcttcaagaaaagagaaagattaCAAGATCGGATCTTGAAGAACAGATCAAGCCAAATCGagtcactgatcttgagtttaatgTGTATTCATTCCATATCAGTTGgtataaattgatatgcatatcagtTGTATTGAGTCAATAATCTCTTTGCATTAAAGTGGTttttaacatgcatatcaatttgagatcttgtttaggaaaatgttgattgcatattcaaaaactgttttaaacctttccatgtttatcttaattaattattaagaaaagatttgattgagggggagttctTCTCCCTTATAAAAAGGTTTCAAAACTAAAGTTTGAGTGGGGGTTTTTTTTGACGGCATAAATTGTTTTCTATTGAACTACTTGGTTTGTTCAAATCGTTTTCTAAAAACCCTCTTTACTTGTTTCATGTGTGATATTGCATAATCATTCATACTcactctcaagatcagtgattcatttgagagAAAGGAAGGTTGAAGATTGATTGCCTAGAATGTTGAATTAAGAGTTAGAACGGTTGTAAATCAAGTTAGCATTGGTTGCTAAgagaaagtgtttgttatgaacaacactacttgtgttCTGTAAACTCTTGTGTTTAATATTGGATTGtttttcgtgttggctacgttaaaagtcacgcagtgaagttttctcagtggagaggtttacactgcgttagcaaatcttcGTGTCGTGTATCGTACTTTCTTTGGTTAATTTCATTGagataaaatattttatcaaTACCTGTTCCATCTAGTATTTAAACCTCCAAAGGGCTCAAACTAAAAGGAGGTATTTTTCCCTTATCATCACTTGCAAATCTCACACCCCTCACTCACTTGAATCTCTCACATAATTCCCTTTCAGGTTCTCTAGATCAAACTGGACTCTTCTTGTCCTTGAATGATCTCGAAATCCTAGATTTGAGCTGTAACCTTCTCTTTGAAGAGTTGCCATTTTCTCCCCTATCCAGTCATATCCGGATGGCGGATTTTTCCAGCAATGACTTCCACGGTGCAATTTCAACGTCATTCTTCCAACAAGCTTGGAATTTGACTAGTTTCAATGTTAGCAACAACACCTTTTCTGGTTCGATCCCATCCTCTATTTGTCTTCGTTTTTCTTCCTTGTTACGACGATTGGATTTTTCCTTCAATAATTTCAATGGTAGTATTCCTCGTGGACTCGGGAAGTGTTCCAAACTGCAAATTTTTCGTGCTGGTTACAATTACCTCTCAGGATTACTTCCAGAAGAAATCTATAGTGCTACTGCACTTGAAGACATTTCACTAGCTCGGAATTCATTATCTGGAGCCATTAATGATGAAATTGTCAACCTAACTAACCTCACAATCCTTGACCTCTACTATAACAAATTTACTGCCATCCTCCCTCTCCATATTGGGAAGCTCTCCAAGTTAAAAGACATACTCTTAGATTTCAACTTTCTTGAAAGTTCATTTCCCCTATCTTTGATGAATTGCACGAACCTTGTAGAACTTCGTATGGGATCCAACAACTTTGAAGGCGATATTTCCATGCTCAATTTCTCCAGGCTTGGTCAACTTAGTAAACTTGACATGCGAAAAAATAACTTCTCTGGTATCTTGCCAAGAAGCCTATACTCATGCAAGTCCTTGAAAGCAATTCGACTGAGCTATAATAATCTAGAGGTTCAAATACACCCTGAAATTCTTTCCTTGAAATACTTGTCCTTCCTCTCACTTGGTTGGAACAAACGTTTGACCAATGTGATAGGGGCAATGAAGATACTGATGGGTTGCAAACGTCTCGTAGTCCTTTCCTTGGCATCTAGTTTTTTAGGTGACAAACTGCCGAATGATGTTGAAATGGTGGATTTTAATGGATTTCAAAATCTTCGAGTTTTAGATTTGAGTTCATGTAACCTTGGTGGTAAAATTCCTTCATGGCTATAGAAGCTCAAAAAGTTACAGGTCTTGGATATGAATCACAACAGAATCACTGACTCAATTCCAAGTTGGCTGGGGACTCTTCCAAGGCTGCATTCTATAAACATGCAATTCAACCAACTTTCTGGAGAATTTCCAAAGGAATTGTGCACACTACCTATGTTAGTATCTGAACAAACTGCAGCTTAACTAGATCGTACTTCTATTGAACATGCGAAAAAATAACTTTACAGTACAATTATATATTTTATACCCCATTTATATTCCTAGAAAACAATAACATACATGGGAACATACCTATTGAAATTGGCCAATTGCAGCTCCTCAAAGTGTTGGATCTTGGCAACAACAACCTCTTTAATTGGTAATATTCCAGACCAGTTATCTTACCTCAAGGATGTGGAGGTATTGGATCTCTCGCTCCATGAACCATTTGTCTCGAAAAATTCCAGCATCCATCGCAAGTCTTCATTTCTTATCAAGTTTTAATGTCTCATACAATAATCTCCAAGGGCCAGTACCAACAAGCACTCAGCTCCAAAGTTTCGATGCCTCTGCATTTAAATGGAATTCAAAACTTTGTGGTGCCCCACTTACACATGAGTGTCGGAAAACTAAGGGCACTGATGCAAATGATCAGAATAACCAAGTTGCAGATATGGAGCATAAAatacctgtttggctccaaaaccagttggcttgcaaactgtctcttttgagcgagtgattgcgcaggcgtgccagcaccgcggggtgcagtcgttggggtagtcccttgacctgacttcttcttcaagcgctgtggacgaggagagcaccaacctcgtcacagggttcttctctagcctttcggaaaaggacttttgcctttcggaaaaggactttggttgtggtctcttgcatTCAcggaatcgatacttagtattgtagactaagcagagcaatcactgggaagtttggagaaagcacgggttgcgctaaagcgtgactttagcttcgctgggttgcgagggcgttacccttgcttcgctggcagtaacggtggcggttgcgctcgcagtcggctcgctgggagactgggactggaagtacggtcgccgggttggtctggtgatgctgacagtcggctcttggagagactaggactggcgcacggtcaccgggtttcaacaaggttgaaggtttgctccggggaggctttgtaatcgctaggattgattgatatgagagaggtcctttcttcttccttgaaacctggtatatatacctagggtttcgactgttccttgttg harbors:
- the LOC133727919 gene encoding receptor-like protein 3, whose product is MADFSSNDFHGAISTSFFQQAWNLTSFNVSNNTFSGSIPSSICLRFSSLLRRLDFSFNNFNGSIPRGLGKCSKLQIFRAGYNYLSGLLPEEIYSATALEDISLARNSLSGAINDEIVNLTNLTILDLYYNKFTAILPLHIGKLSKLKDILLDFNFLESSFPLSLMNCTNLVELRMGSNNFEGDISMLNFSRLGQLSKLDMRKNNFSGILPRSLYSCKSLKAIRLSYNNLEVQIHPEILSLKYLSFLSLGWNKRLTNVIGAMKILMGCKRLVVLSLASSFLGDKLPNDVEMVDFNGFQNLRVLDLSSCNLGGKIPSWL